A genomic window from Helicobacter sp. MIT 21-1697 includes:
- a CDS encoding isochorismatase family protein has translation MQPLIKAQKTLFICVDVQERLLGLMAHKDEVIKNTNILLESTQILKIPLLITEQYPKGLGKTHNAITLSPNAHILEKTSFGIFGDKKIKDYITQSKCKNLVFFGIESHICVLQSLIAARDLGYECILAADACSSRNENNHSLALEFFRTQGISVLPTESILFRILGDSMHTSFKAISALVK, from the coding sequence ATGCAACCTCTTATCAAAGCACAGAAAACTCTCTTTATCTGCGTTGATGTGCAGGAACGACTTTTGGGGCTTATGGCACATAAAGATGAGGTGATAAAAAATACCAATATTCTTTTAGAATCTACGCAGATTCTAAAAATACCTTTGCTCATCACAGAGCAATATCCCAAAGGACTAGGCAAAACGCACAATGCTATTACATTGTCGCCAAATGCACACATCTTAGAAAAAACAAGTTTTGGTATCTTTGGCGATAAGAAAATCAAAGATTATATTACCCAAAGCAAATGCAAGAATCTTGTATTTTTTGGTATAGAAAGTCATATTTGTGTCTTACAAAGCCTCATTGCTGCGCGGGATTTGGGCTATGAGTGCATACTTGCCGCAGATGCTTGTAGCTCACGCAATGAGAACAATCACTCTCTCGCACTTGAATTTTTCCGCACACAAGGCATAAGTGTGCTTCCAACCGAATCTATTCTTTTTAGAATCTTGGGCGATTCTATGCACACCTCTTTTAAGGCAATAAGTGCATTGGTTAAATAA
- the pta gene encoding phosphate acetyltransferase produces MSFIDTIKTQAGKNKKTIVLPEVSDMRTIEAAVKILNEGFAELILIGEQEQILSQAQGIQGDIQVLKKATFLHSSDTALLDELIELLVKLRAHKGMDKAQAREILVSDNLYFGAALVKAGKADGMVAGAIHATSDVLRAALQIVGTAPDSKLVSSFFVMVVPDCDYGLNGTFVFADCGLCQNPTAEELAHIAISSAKSFAAIMHEEPMVAMLSHSTYGSAKHPDVDKVIEATKIAKSLDKNLKVDGELQLDAAIVPSVGASKAKGSNVAGKANVLVFPDLDAGNIGYKLVQRFAKAQAYGPITQGMSAPINDLSRGCSADDIVGVVALTALQAK; encoded by the coding sequence ATGAGTTTTATTGATACCATTAAAACACAGGCGGGAAAGAATAAAAAAACGATTGTTCTTCCTGAAGTATCAGATATGCGAACGATAGAAGCAGCGGTAAAAATCTTAAATGAGGGCTTTGCAGAGCTTATTTTAATTGGCGAGCAAGAGCAGATTCTCTCTCAAGCTCAAGGTATTCAAGGAGATATTCAAGTGCTGAAAAAAGCAACTTTTCTTCATTCTTCGGATACTGCATTGCTTGATGAATTAATTGAATTACTTGTCAAACTGCGTGCTCACAAAGGTATGGACAAAGCTCAAGCGCGTGAAATCCTAGTGAGTGATAATCTCTATTTTGGCGCAGCTCTTGTAAAAGCAGGAAAAGCTGATGGTATGGTTGCAGGAGCAATTCACGCAACCTCTGATGTATTACGTGCAGCACTGCAAATTGTTGGCACTGCCCCAGATTCTAAGCTTGTATCAAGCTTTTTTGTGATGGTTGTGCCTGATTGTGATTATGGGCTAAATGGCACATTTGTATTTGCTGACTGCGGATTGTGCCAGAATCCAACCGCAGAAGAGCTTGCACATATCGCTATTTCAAGTGCAAAAAGCTTTGCAGCTATTATGCACGAAGAGCCTATGGTGGCTATGCTTAGCCATTCAACCTATGGCAGTGCCAAACACCCCGATGTTGATAAAGTCATTGAGGCAACAAAGATTGCTAAAAGTTTAGATAAAAATCTTAAAGTTGATGGAGAGCTACAATTAGACGCAGCAATAGTCCCTAGTGTGGGTGCTTCAAAAGCAAAAGGCTCAAATGTCGCAGGAAAAGCAAATGTGCTTGTGTTCCCTGATTTAGACGCGGGAAATATCGGATATAAACTTGTGCAAAGATTTGCCAAAGCGCAAGCCTATGGACCTATCACACAGGGTATGAGTGCGCCTATTAATGACCTCTCTCGTGGATGCAGTGCTGATGATATAGTGGGCGTGGTAGCTCTTACTGCACTTCAAGCAAAATAA
- a CDS encoding endonuclease: protein MSKTLHFLVFFIFGALIWGCSTPSPTFVESAPAPKTFAQSKAALKKAYKQQHFTQEFYCRVAFDTHTLQLILSNKYTPRNALTKSGAPNKRAQRIEFEHIMPAHRFGKDLSCWRQGGRKACAKDERFAQMESDRRNLVPAIGEINADRSNYEYADAPKDLSFSQYGACAVYTDFKAKRFYPAAYSKGFIARVYLYMSQTYNIALEPHEKALMQRWDKLYPPSEYEMQLLRTQQTQE from the coding sequence ATGAGCAAAACTTTACATTTTCTTGTCTTTTTCATCTTTGGGGCTTTGATATGGGGCTGTTCTACTCCTAGCCCAACTTTTGTAGAATCTGCACCTGCCCCAAAGACTTTCGCTCAAAGCAAAGCCGCTTTAAAAAAGGCTTATAAACAACAGCATTTCACGCAAGAATTTTATTGTCGTGTGGCATTTGATACGCACACATTGCAACTTATCCTTTCTAACAAATACACGCCGCGCAATGCTTTGACAAAAAGTGGAGCGCCAAACAAACGCGCACAGCGCATTGAGTTTGAGCATATTATGCCTGCTCATCGTTTTGGCAAAGATTTGTCGTGTTGGCGACAGGGCGGACGCAAAGCTTGTGCAAAAGATGAGAGATTCGCCCAAATGGAATCTGATAGGCGCAATCTCGTCCCTGCCATTGGCGAGATTAACGCTGATAGGAGTAATTATGAATATGCAGACGCCCCCAAAGATTTGAGTTTCTCACAATATGGCGCGTGCGCAGTCTATACAGACTTCAAGGCGAAAAGATTCTATCCTGCGGCTTACTCTAAGGGATTTATCGCACGCGTGTATTTGTATATGAGCCAGACATATAACATCGCACTTGAACCTCACGAAAAGGCATTAATGCAACGTTGGGATAAGCTCTATCCACCAAGTGAATATGAAATGCAGCTTCTGCGCACTCAACAAACACAAGAATAA
- a CDS encoding acetate kinase, producing the protein MNVLVINCGSSSLKFQLIDTDTEKVLASGICDRIGIDGSVLQYKNKEGKKSEKKESIPNHTKAVEMVLESLTDKQNGVIDSLNDIRAIGHRVVHGGEFFKESVLVNDYVIERIKECSDLAPLHNPAHLMGIEACKIKMPNTPMVVVFDTAFHQSMPPQAYTYGVPYEWYEKHKVRRYGFHGTSHKYVSQRTAEFLGLDYHNCKIIVCHLGNGSSISAIKNGKCVDTSMGLTPLEGLIMGTRCGDLDPAILEYISKREDLDIQSILNILNKKSGVLGISGVSSDFRDLLDADLGGNERAKLARLAFAYRVMKYVGAYCAAMNGVDAVSFCAGVGENAKFIRGMIVKHLEFLGVELDEEANNICGQEAIISTANSKVKVCVIPTNEELVIARDTKTIVSQLKD; encoded by the coding sequence ATGAATGTTTTAGTTATTAATTGTGGGAGTTCATCTTTAAAATTTCAGCTTATAGATACAGACACAGAAAAGGTTTTAGCAAGCGGTATATGCGATAGAATCGGTATTGATGGTTCAGTGCTGCAATATAAAAACAAAGAGGGTAAAAAGAGCGAGAAAAAAGAATCTATACCCAATCACACAAAAGCTGTTGAAATGGTGCTTGAATCTCTGACAGATAAGCAAAATGGCGTGATTGATTCGTTAAATGATATTCGTGCTATCGGGCATCGTGTCGTTCATGGAGGCGAGTTTTTTAAAGAATCTGTGCTTGTCAATGACTATGTGATTGAACGCATTAAAGAATGCTCTGACCTTGCGCCCTTACACAATCCTGCACATTTAATGGGTATTGAAGCGTGTAAAATAAAAATGCCAAATACACCTATGGTAGTAGTATTTGACACAGCATTTCATCAGAGTATGCCACCACAAGCTTATACTTATGGTGTGCCTTATGAATGGTATGAAAAGCATAAAGTGCGCCGATATGGATTCCACGGGACAAGTCATAAATATGTTTCTCAACGCACCGCAGAGTTTTTAGGACTTGATTATCATAATTGCAAAATTATCGTGTGCCATTTGGGCAATGGCTCATCAATTTCAGCAATTAAAAATGGTAAATGTGTAGATACAAGTATGGGGCTTACACCATTAGAAGGCTTGATTATGGGGACTCGTTGTGGCGATTTAGACCCTGCAATCTTAGAATACATCTCAAAACGCGAGGATTTGGATATTCAAAGTATCCTTAATATTTTGAATAAAAAATCAGGTGTATTAGGTATTTCAGGCGTATCAAGTGATTTTAGAGACTTACTTGATGCAGATTTGGGCGGTAATGAACGCGCAAAACTCGCTCGTCTTGCTTTTGCCTATCGCGTGATGAAATATGTAGGGGCGTATTGTGCAGCGATGAATGGTGTAGATGCAGTGAGCTTCTGTGCAGGTGTGGGTGAGAATGCAAAATTTATCCGCGGTATGATTGTAAAACATTTAGAATTTTTAGGCGTGGAGCTTGATGAAGAAGCAAATAACATCTGCGGACAAGAGGCAATCATCTCTACTGCAAATTCTAAGGTAAAAGTGTGTGTGATTCCCACAAACGAGGAGCTTGTTATCGCACGAGATACAAAAACTATCGTTTCGCAACTGAAAGATTAA
- a CDS encoding J domain-containing protein, producing MNVTLLQNYIQITVEEESDFLHKALAYAEKYFSKSYRLSSTILILDDGERFKKDYLVNWAYHAFGQDEKHQKLHHFIDSLQGDLPYLGERAQKPALEAIDSMQKPVEEPLQDLKYLLDFTYLPIRIKIVKKHSLIQRVKIALRILNTRRVMLKMDQANSVARRYIAHIFEDYYVGCDRDEIYLDSTKPYFWESIINLISFKVIHNIILDFDYDSFKNRGGLGKYENSFLTEEERILRSCYMTLECHYQDDFEFVKKNYLKLAKEYHPDNVFGQDEHIVESYNDRFRQIQEAYERIKSYTKAS from the coding sequence ATGAATGTAACACTTTTGCAAAATTATATTCAAATCACCGTTGAGGAAGAGAGCGATTTTCTTCACAAAGCCCTTGCCTATGCCGAAAAATATTTCTCCAAAAGTTATCGTCTCTCAAGCACGATTCTTATCCTTGATGATGGTGAGAGATTTAAGAAAGATTATCTTGTGAATTGGGCATATCACGCTTTTGGACAAGATGAAAAACATCAAAAACTTCATCATTTTATAGATTCTTTGCAAGGTGATTTGCCCTATTTGGGAGAGAGAGCCCAAAAACCAGCACTAGAGGCGATAGATTCTATGCAAAAGCCTGTTGAAGAGCCATTGCAAGATTTAAAATATTTGCTTGATTTTACTTACCTGCCTATCCGCATTAAGATTGTAAAAAAGCATTCGCTTATCCAGCGCGTGAAAATCGCACTGCGTATCTTAAACACGCGGCGCGTAATGCTCAAAATGGACCAAGCCAATAGTGTAGCGCGGCGATATATTGCGCATATTTTTGAGGATTATTATGTAGGCTGCGATAGAGATGAGATTTATTTAGATAGCACAAAGCCTTATTTTTGGGAGAGTATCATTAATCTCATTAGTTTTAAGGTTATCCATAATATTATTTTAGATTTTGATTATGATAGCTTTAAAAATCGTGGCGGTTTGGGAAAATATGAAAATTCATTTCTCACTGAAGAAGAGCGCATATTGCGCAGCTGCTATATGACACTAGAATGCCATTATCAAGATGATTTTGAATTTGTGAAAAAAAACTATCTCAAACTCGCCAAAGAATATCACCCTGATAATGTATTTGGGCAAGATGAACACATTGTAGAAAGCTATAATGATAGATTTAGGCAGATTCAAGAAGCGTATGAGAGGATTAAAAGCTATACGAAAGCCTCATAG
- a CDS encoding NAD(+)/NADH kinase — translation MESNAPITKVGVILRPSSPELKTTFLQIKEELNNADIEVILESISGGMIELLGRDFHQLATQCDALFSLGGDGTLISMLRRAFEYQLPCMGINTGRLGFLTALMPQNLHTFTSYLKSGNYTLQKHLVLQARIYSTLNNTQTNNTESEKHTSAQTLIAINEFLISKHELSGMVHIDASIDRTYFNTYRCDGLIIGTPAGSTAYNISAGGSVIYPYCRNILLTPIAPHSLTQRPLVLSDEFMLEFYAKERAKLIIDGQEMIDIMPSDRVQIQALPQSAMLMYPPTRDYFSVLKEKFKWGEEH, via the coding sequence ATGGAATCTAATGCCCCTATTACAAAAGTTGGCGTTATCTTACGCCCTTCAAGTCCGGAGCTCAAAACAACTTTTTTACAAATAAAAGAAGAGCTGAATAATGCCGACATTGAAGTAATACTAGAGAGCATTAGCGGGGGTATGATTGAGCTTTTAGGGAGAGATTTTCATCAGCTTGCCACACAATGTGATGCGCTTTTTAGCCTTGGTGGCGATGGCACACTTATTTCTATGCTTCGCCGCGCGTTTGAATACCAGCTGCCTTGTATGGGGATAAATACAGGGAGATTAGGCTTTCTTACTGCACTTATGCCCCAAAATCTGCATACCTTTACCTCTTATCTTAAAAGTGGAAACTATACTCTGCAAAAACATCTCGTGCTTCAAGCGCGCATATATTCTACCTTGAATAACACACAAACCAATAATACAGAGAGCGAAAAACACACTTCCGCCCAAACGCTTATTGCTATTAATGAATTTCTTATCTCCAAGCACGAATTAAGCGGTATGGTGCATATTGATGCAAGTATTGATAGAACATATTTTAATACTTATAGATGTGATGGGCTTATTATTGGCACACCTGCTGGCTCTACTGCGTATAATATTAGCGCAGGTGGTTCGGTTATTTATCCTTATTGTCGCAATATTTTGCTCACCCCCATTGCGCCGCATTCGCTCACACAGCGTCCATTAGTCTTAAGTGATGAATTTATGCTAGAATTTTACGCCAAGGAGAGAGCAAAACTTATCATTGATGGGCAAGAAATGATTGATATTATGCCTTCTGATAGAGTGCAAATCCAAGCTCTGCCCCAAAGTGCAATGCTGATGTATCCACCTACGCGAGATTATTTCAGCGTTTTAAAAGAAAAATTCAAATGGGGCGAGGAGCATTAA
- the yedE gene encoding selenium metabolism membrane protein YedE/FdhT, with protein MFGDFKQRFLVKFWSPMPAIIALGVMAAYYFGLTGTYWAVTGEFTRWGGHIMNLLGVDISTWGYFKIIGLAGTPLDRVDGVMIIGMFAGAFAAAAMANNVKFRLPHSNIRIAQALIGGIIAGFGARIGMGCNLASFFTGIPQFSLHAWFFTIMTLVGVWLGTKVVLLPLFRSHTKLERVSAQKDIGSSQDNESRAKLLFALGVLVLVGVGVWVAYLMVYGVIPEGKKIPILAIAVVFGVGFGFTLSRAQICFTSAFRDLFITGRGYMAQAVIVGMMVSTIGVFSYICLGLPPKIMWAAPNAVIGGLLFGFGIVIAGGCECGWMYRAVEGQVHYWIVGIGNVIGSTLLAATWDYYAEPLATSFPKINLLESFGNYGGLVVSYVLLFALLAFVLWIERRYFAKNKRFERA; from the coding sequence ATGTTTGGTGATTTCAAACAAAGATTCTTAGTCAAATTTTGGTCGCCTATGCCTGCGATTATCGCACTTGGCGTAATGGCAGCTTATTATTTTGGTTTGACCGGGACTTATTGGGCTGTTACAGGGGAATTTACTCGTTGGGGCGGACATATTATGAATCTGCTAGGAGTAGATATAAGCACTTGGGGGTATTTCAAAATCATAGGTTTAGCTGGGACGCCGCTAGATAGGGTAGATGGTGTGATGATTATCGGAATGTTCGCAGGGGCGTTTGCGGCAGCAGCAATGGCAAATAATGTCAAATTTCGTCTGCCTCACAGCAATATCAGAATCGCCCAAGCTCTCATCGGTGGTATTATCGCAGGATTTGGTGCGCGAATTGGTATGGGGTGTAATTTGGCAAGTTTCTTTACAGGGATTCCACAATTTAGCTTACACGCGTGGTTTTTTACGATTATGACGCTTGTAGGCGTGTGGCTAGGGACGAAGGTTGTCTTGCTCCCGCTTTTTCGCTCCCATACGAAATTAGAGAGAGTGAGTGCGCAAAAAGACATTGGCAGCTCTCAAGACAACGAAAGTCGCGCGAAACTCCTTTTTGCTCTTGGTGTTTTGGTATTAGTTGGAGTGGGCGTTTGGGTAGCTTATCTAATGGTATATGGCGTTATCCCGGAGGGTAAAAAGATTCCAATTTTAGCCATTGCGGTTGTCTTTGGTGTGGGATTTGGCTTTACTCTCTCGCGTGCGCAGATTTGCTTTACCTCTGCTTTTAGGGATTTGTTTATCACAGGGCGTGGATATATGGCACAAGCGGTAATTGTGGGAATGATGGTTTCCACCATTGGCGTTTTTAGTTATATTTGTCTTGGATTGCCGCCTAAAATTATGTGGGCTGCGCCAAATGCAGTCATTGGCGGATTGCTCTTTGGCTTTGGAATCGTCATTGCTGGGGGTTGTGAGTGTGGTTGGATGTATCGCGCAGTTGAGGGGCAGGTGCATTATTGGATTGTCGGCATTGGCAATGTCATTGGCTCTACGCTTTTAGCTGCGACTTGGGATTACTATGCCGAGCCACTTGCGACAAGCTTCCCAAAAATCAATCTTTTAGAATCTTTTGGTAATTATGGCGGTTTGGTCGTGAGCTATGTGCTGCTTTTTGCGCTTCTTGCTTTTGTGTTGTGGATTGAGCGGCGATATTTTGCGAAAAATAAACGATTTGAACGCGCATAA
- a CDS encoding outer membrane beta-barrel protein yields MKTIKKCVLSSAVALALASSALVAEEDGVFVGVGVGYGGSQLKTGSEKTNLSGISYEIIAGYKQFFSPSFGLRYYANFAYADASKKAKAGEEKIKGNVMDYGVNVDALYNFVTGSTDVGAFLGLGLGANTWGGKTFKDGKLDKTGLNLALNVGLRSVIAQNHGVEIAARVPFIATTLQKAATDEPKITGSHTYNVGVRYVFNF; encoded by the coding sequence ATGAAAACAATCAAAAAATGTGTGCTAAGCTCTGCTGTTGCTTTAGCTCTTGCAAGTTCTGCTCTTGTAGCTGAAGAAGATGGCGTGTTTGTAGGTGTAGGTGTGGGCTATGGTGGCTCTCAACTTAAAACTGGTAGCGAAAAAACAAATTTAAGTGGCATAAGCTATGAAATCATTGCTGGGTATAAGCAATTTTTTAGCCCTAGCTTTGGATTGCGCTATTATGCAAACTTCGCATATGCAGATGCAAGCAAAAAAGCTAAAGCTGGCGAGGAGAAAATCAAAGGCAATGTAATGGATTATGGTGTAAATGTTGATGCACTTTATAATTTTGTAACAGGTAGCACAGATGTTGGTGCATTCTTAGGGCTTGGACTTGGTGCAAATACTTGGGGTGGCAAAACTTTCAAAGATGGTAAGTTGGACAAGACAGGGCTTAATCTTGCGCTTAATGTTGGTTTAAGAAGTGTGATTGCACAAAATCACGGCGTAGAAATCGCTGCTCGTGTGCCTTTTATCGCTACGACATTACAAAAAGCGGCTACTGACGAACCAAAAATAACAGGTTCACATACTTATAATGTCGGTGTGCGCTATGTCTTTAACTTCTAA
- a CDS encoding outer membrane protein, with amino-acid sequence MKKVLVFITFFLALTSFAEEKKYRFIAGGGLGSQVSWFKDADVNVKWSNMGETLYAYKGGLSGRAAAGIQINADPKHFMRILAEATHSNIFDSSSKPSYQSYGITLEEGYRFTPRFYTFGGPGIAYARLKYNDELTQGVAINVNAGFGFVLNDNVSLEIMGRGSFPIGDKFKSLGANNNESLPMRLDYLANIMISF; translated from the coding sequence ATGAAAAAAGTTCTTGTTTTTATAACATTCTTTCTTGCACTTACCTCTTTTGCAGAGGAGAAAAAATATCGTTTTATCGCAGGCGGGGGCTTAGGCTCTCAAGTGAGTTGGTTTAAAGATGCCGATGTTAATGTCAAATGGAGCAATATGGGTGAAACCCTGTATGCCTATAAAGGTGGTTTGAGCGGACGCGCAGCAGCAGGCATACAAATCAATGCAGACCCAAAGCATTTTATGCGTATCCTCGCTGAAGCTACACACTCAAATATCTTTGATAGTAGCTCAAAGCCCTCATATCAGAGCTATGGCATAACGCTAGAGGAAGGGTATAGATTTACTCCGAGATTCTATACATTTGGCGGACCGGGCATTGCTTACGCACGACTAAAATATAATGATGAACTCACACAAGGTGTGGCTATTAATGTCAATGCGGGTTTTGGTTTTGTGCTTAATGATAATGTCAGTCTTGAGATAATGGGACGAGGCAGCTTCCCTATCGGCGATAAGTTTAAATCACTCGGGGCAAATAATAATGAATCTTTGCCTATGCGACTTGATTACCTCGCGAATATTATGATTTCTTTTTAG
- the yedF gene encoding sulfurtransferase-like selenium metabolism protein YedF, which yields MQENLKEIIPNFRLDLQGEPCPYPAVRTLEVLPELKKGDILEVLSDCPQSINNIPIDAKNHGYEVLAVEQLGATIRYLIKKP from the coding sequence ATGCAAGAGAATTTAAAAGAGATTATTCCAAATTTTAGGCTAGATTTGCAAGGTGAGCCTTGCCCTTATCCTGCAGTGCGCACACTTGAGGTGTTGCCCGAGCTGAAAAAAGGGGATATTTTAGAGGTGCTAAGCGATTGCCCACAGAGCATTAATAATATTCCCATTGATGCGAAAAATCACGGCTATGAAGTGCTAGCCGTGGAGCAGTTAGGAGCTACGATTCGCTATCTTATTAAAAAGCCTTAA
- the rimO gene encoding 30S ribosomal protein S12 methylthiotransferase RimO, which produces MHSHSQQNLHLISLGCTKNLVDSEVMLGQLKSYHLTPELKLADIIIINTCGFIESAKQESIQTILEASANRKKGALLVVSGCLAERYAKELKEEIPEIDIITGVGDYDKIAEMIAQLRSLQSKQVFLADERNERVIIGSSFHAYIKLSEGCNQQCSFCAIPQFKGKLHSRTLNSTLKELENLYNQGFRDFSFIAQDSSSYMRDLGQKDGLRQLIDEIDKLNLPISARIFYLYPSSTSLELIESIATSKSFLPYFDMPIQHISDSMLKIMRRGANKAKHIELLKAMREIPHSFVRTSFVIGHPNEGEAEFAELCEFIQSFDFDRINLFAYSPQEGTAAFTLPNRPDTKTTNKRINALNRIIKSQYKAHNLALVGQEAQIILEGKSEMSAYFYKARLKLWGKDIDGEILINDSEIVDNNNEMISLQEGYYRAKITQCKDNLLFGKVISPL; this is translated from the coding sequence ATGCACTCTCATTCACAACAAAACCTCCATTTAATCTCGCTTGGTTGCACAAAAAATCTTGTAGATTCTGAAGTGATGCTCGGGCAATTAAAAAGTTATCATCTCACACCCGAACTTAAACTTGCGGATATTATCATTATCAATACTTGTGGCTTTATAGAATCTGCCAAGCAAGAGAGTATCCAAACAATCCTTGAAGCCTCTGCAAACCGCAAAAAAGGTGCATTGCTTGTAGTAAGTGGCTGCCTTGCAGAACGTTATGCCAAAGAGCTTAAAGAGGAGATTCCAGAGATTGATATTATCACAGGTGTGGGTGATTATGATAAAATCGCAGAGATGATTGCGCAGCTTCGCTCATTGCAATCAAAGCAAGTCTTTTTAGCCGATGAGCGCAATGAACGCGTGATTATTGGTTCATCTTTTCACGCTTATATCAAACTAAGCGAGGGCTGCAATCAGCAATGTAGCTTTTGTGCGATTCCACAATTTAAAGGCAAACTCCACTCGCGCACTCTAAACTCTACCCTCAAAGAGTTAGAAAATCTCTACAATCAAGGCTTTAGAGACTTTAGCTTCATTGCACAAGATTCTAGCTCATATATGCGTGATTTGGGGCAAAAAGATGGGCTTAGGCAGCTCATAGACGAAATTGATAAGCTTAATCTCCCCATAAGTGCGAGGATTTTCTATCTCTATCCTAGCAGCACTTCCCTAGAGCTTATAGAATCCATTGCTACTTCAAAGAGTTTCCTCCCCTACTTTGATATGCCTATCCAACATATTTCAGATTCTATGCTCAAAATTATGCGGCGCGGGGCGAATAAAGCCAAGCATATAGAGCTTCTGAAAGCTATGCGCGAGATTCCACATAGTTTTGTGCGCACAAGCTTTGTGATTGGACACCCAAATGAGGGTGAGGCAGAGTTTGCGGAGTTATGCGAATTTATACAATCCTTTGACTTTGATAGAATTAACCTTTTTGCCTACTCACCCCAAGAAGGCACAGCTGCATTCACTCTACCCAATCGTCCCGATACCAAAACAACAAACAAACGCATAAATGCCTTAAATCGCATTATCAAATCCCAATACAAAGCGCATAATCTCGCACTTGTAGGACAAGAGGCGCAAATCATACTTGAGGGCAAAAGTGAAATGAGTGCATATTTTTATAAGGCACGATTAAAGCTTTGGGGTAAGGATATTGATGGGGAGATTCTTATCAATGATAGCGAGATTGTGGATAACAATAATGAAATGATTTCGCTTCAAGAGGGATATTATCGTGCGAAAATCACTCAATGTAAAGATAATCTGCTTTTTGGCAAAGTGATTTCACCCTTATAG